A stretch of Cyanobacterium sp. HL-69 DNA encodes these proteins:
- a CDS encoding N-acyl-L-amino acid amidohydrolase, with product MLSEIKKIATEISPRLIEIRRHFHAHPELSGREYQTAAYVAGVLSSCGLKVKEGVGKTGVIGELEGKEKSRGYLAIRTDMDALPIHETSQVEYASRNAGIMHACGHDLHTTVGLGTAMILSRLKDEMKGKVRFLFQPAEEIAQGASMMVEDGAMKGIDAIFGVHVFPSIPAQVIGVRYGALTSAMDDIEITIQGEAGHGARPHQAIDAIWIAAQVITTLQQAISRTQNPLDPLVLTIGQIQGGRAANIIADQVKMVGTVRSLNPQLRENLPQWITNIVKGVCEIYGAKAEVNYKYCLPSVQNDPDLTKILEKSALEAFGEDKVISIPEPSLGAEDFAVYLEHAPGAMFRLGIGKEGQHNYPLHHPRFVLDESAIFTGVVMMAYAAYQYLEQL from the coding sequence ATGTTATCAGAGATCAAAAAAATAGCTACGGAAATCAGCCCAAGATTAATTGAAATTCGGCGCCATTTTCACGCCCATCCTGAGTTGAGTGGCAGGGAATATCAAACAGCGGCCTATGTGGCAGGGGTATTGTCTTCCTGTGGTTTGAAAGTAAAGGAGGGGGTGGGAAAAACGGGAGTAATTGGGGAGTTGGAGGGGAAGGAAAAATCTCGTGGTTATCTTGCTATTCGGACTGATATGGATGCTTTACCTATCCATGAAACGAGTCAGGTGGAATATGCTTCTCGCAATGCGGGAATTATGCACGCCTGTGGGCATGATTTACATACTACGGTGGGTTTAGGTACGGCGATGATTTTATCTCGTCTTAAAGATGAAATGAAAGGGAAAGTTCGTTTTTTGTTCCAACCTGCCGAAGAAATTGCTCAGGGAGCTTCTATGATGGTGGAAGATGGGGCGATGAAGGGCATTGATGCCATTTTTGGGGTTCATGTGTTTCCATCTATTCCTGCCCAAGTAATTGGGGTTAGATACGGGGCGCTGACTTCTGCCATGGATGATATTGAGATTACGATTCAGGGGGAGGCCGGTCATGGGGCGCGTCCTCATCAGGCTATTGATGCCATTTGGATTGCGGCGCAGGTGATTACTACTCTACAACAGGCTATTAGTCGTACTCAAAATCCCCTTGATCCTTTGGTGTTGACTATCGGACAGATTCAGGGGGGTAGGGCTGCAAATATTATCGCTGATCAGGTTAAAATGGTGGGTACGGTGCGATCGCTCAATCCCCAATTAAGGGAAAATTTACCCCAATGGATTACCAATATAGTTAAGGGAGTCTGTGAGATTTATGGGGCAAAAGCGGAGGTTAATTATAAGTATTGTTTGCCCAGTGTACAAAATGACCCTGATTTAACCAAAATTTTGGAAAAATCTGCCCTAGAGGCCTTTGGGGAAGATAAAGTGATTTCTATTCCTGAGCCTTCTTTGGGGGCGGAGGATTTTGCGGTTTATTTGGAACACGCCCCCGGGGCTATGTTTCGCTTGGGGATAGGAAAGGAGGGACAACATAATTATCCCTTGCATCACCCCCGTTTTGTGTTGGATGAGTCCGCTATTTTTACGGGGGTGGTAATGATGGCTTATGCTGCTTATCAGTATTTAGAGCAGTTATGA